In Planctomycetia bacterium, one DNA window encodes the following:
- a CDS encoding TolC family protein — protein sequence MVNPKPDYERAGKTISDATGSDSFFQPGEDDVGTKRVRGLLQAGITCDEAVQICLINNPTLQAAFFEIGFARADVVQSGLFSNPSLALSVAFPEGGGRSNIQATFAQNIVDLWQIPIRKRSSQRLLDAAILDVARQASQLAVDTRSAYFTAVAADQALLIAKENVGIAEQLLEAAKARQQAGAVGELDVNLARGAVYSAELEMQRARLDDGTARRRLAILLGLTEAAEELQLTTNALLPPMVDLDAEQIVQIALGSRLDVQSARMESEAKRQRINLEIAKILPEFSIGFYEERSERRALPGRKIPADTARASIAAGALTAPEIQSRGQRNRERSQIIDNIFGPAFNLTLPIFDQNQAQIAKARFAYEQSALQLDALEKTVIQAVRQGVDAAQTSRKVAAYFHEKMLPQAQANLDLSRQSYQAGRASLIVLLDAQRILLATRRDAVIADRESAITWAELERLTARPLPTLLESSSPTSRPVAEAAPPIFEPPTLTRQGAQP from the coding sequence ATGGTCAACCCCAAACCTGATTACGAACGGGCCGGCAAGACCATCTCGGATGCAACCGGTTCCGATTCTTTCTTCCAACCCGGCGAGGATGATGTCGGAACGAAAAGAGTCCGCGGACTGCTACAGGCGGGAATCACATGCGACGAGGCTGTGCAAATCTGCCTGATCAACAACCCAACGCTACAAGCGGCCTTCTTCGAGATCGGTTTCGCCCGGGCCGATGTAGTGCAATCGGGCCTGTTCTCCAATCCGTCGCTTGCCTTGTCGGTTGCCTTTCCGGAGGGCGGTGGTCGATCCAACATTCAGGCGACCTTCGCACAGAATATTGTAGACCTTTGGCAGATTCCAATTCGGAAGCGATCGTCGCAACGGTTGCTGGACGCTGCGATACTCGACGTGGCGCGTCAGGCTTCACAGCTCGCAGTGGACACACGCTCCGCATACTTCACGGCCGTTGCCGCCGACCAAGCACTACTGATTGCAAAAGAAAACGTCGGCATCGCCGAGCAGTTGCTCGAAGCAGCGAAGGCAAGGCAGCAAGCCGGTGCGGTGGGCGAACTCGATGTAAACCTGGCCCGCGGCGCTGTATACAGCGCAGAACTGGAGATGCAGAGGGCGCGGCTTGACGACGGCACCGCTCGACGCCGCCTAGCCATATTGCTTGGACTGACAGAGGCCGCCGAGGAGCTGCAACTCACAACGAATGCTTTGCTTCCACCGATGGTCGACCTGGACGCCGAGCAGATCGTGCAGATTGCATTGGGCAGTCGATTGGACGTTCAGTCCGCGAGGATGGAGTCCGAGGCCAAACGCCAACGCATTAACTTGGAAATCGCCAAGATTCTTCCGGAATTCTCGATTGGTTTTTACGAGGAGCGGAGCGAGCGGCGGGCCTTGCCGGGTCGAAAAATCCCCGCCGACACAGCGAGAGCCTCCATCGCAGCAGGCGCGCTCACGGCCCCCGAAATCCAGTCACGGGGCCAGAGAAATCGAGAGCGTTCGCAAATCATCGACAACATCTTTGGTCCTGCGTTCAATTTGACGCTTCCTATCTTTGACCAAAATCAAGCCCAGATCGCCAAGGCTCGATTTGCTTACGAGCAAAGCGCGTTGCAATTGGACGCGTTGGAAAAAACGGTCATCCAAGCGGTTCGGCAAGGCGTGGACGCGGCCCAGACTTCCCGAAAGGTCGCGGCGTACTTCCATGAAAAAATGCTTCCCCAGGCGCAGGCCAACCTCGACCTCTCGCGGCAGTCTTATCAGGCGGGCCGGGCGTCCCTGATCGTGCTCCTCGATGCACAGCGAATCCTCCTGGCCACTCGTCGTGATGCCGTCATTGCCGATCGCGAGAGCGCCATCACATGGGCCGAGCTTGAGCGCTTGACGGCGCGACCCCTGCCCACATTGCTCGAATCGAGCAGTCCGACCTCCCGGCCGGTCGCTGAGGCGGCGCCGCCCATTTTCGAGCCGCCTACGTTAACGCGACAGGGAGCACAGCCATGA
- a CDS encoding four-helix bundle copper-binding protein has protein sequence MNARKFGGIVVVVLALVAVAGFAQQDEMKGMKMGGQKKDMKMEDHMEHNAMMQECAKACSDCQRACDSCATHCAHMLSDGMKEHLTTLMTCRDCATICSACAEVCSRGGPFSVLIVEACAKACADCATACDKFPADTYMKACAEECRRCEKACRAMMKQMPGK, from the coding sequence ATGAACGCTCGGAAATTCGGTGGAATCGTTGTGGTGGTGTTGGCCCTTGTCGCTGTGGCGGGGTTCGCCCAGCAGGACGAAATGAAGGGCATGAAGATGGGGGGACAGAAGAAGGACATGAAGATGGAGGATCACATGGAACACAATGCGATGATGCAGGAATGCGCCAAAGCCTGCTCGGACTGCCAGCGGGCCTGTGACAGCTGTGCGACCCACTGTGCGCATATGCTGTCCGACGGCATGAAGGAACACCTGACAACCCTGATGACCTGTCGAGACTGTGCGACTATCTGTTCCGCCTGTGCAGAGGTTTGTTCGAGAGGCGGGCCGTTCTCCGTACTCATCGTTGAAGCATGTGCGAAAGCTTGTGCCGACTGTGCGACGGCGTGCGATAAATTCCCCGCCGACACGTACATGAAGGCGTGTGCCGAGGAATGCCGCAGGTGCGAGAAGGCGTGCCGGGCGATGATGAAGCAAATGCCGGGCAAGTAG
- a CDS encoding heavy metal translocating P-type ATPase has product MKTAEFKIAGMDCAEEVATLKKELGPMPGVQELRFDILNAKMIVGYAEDKVNPDDLQAAVRRTGMRAEPWSEKTDNHQPTTFWTRRSRTLLTTASGVLTAIGFVIHGLTAGLRAAISEGEGPIPLIVKVLYAAAVVAGVWFVLPKAWLAFRGLRPDMNLLMVVAVVGAIVIGQWLEAATVAFLFALSILLEAWSVSRARRAVAALMALTPPKARMIHDAAEHGEHEHMMDVADVVVGSTVLVKPGEKFPLDGKIIKGQTSVNQAPITGESMPVPKSAGDDVFAGTINCDGTVEFATTKVASDTTVAHIVKMVGEAQSRRSPSEQWVEKFARYYTPAVMVLAIAVIVGPPLLFDETWSKWFYEGLVLLVIACPCALVISTPVSIVAALASAAKNGVLIKGGLFVELPARLRAVAMDKTGTLTEGKPSVREIVPLSGHTEAELIAIAAAIESRSEHPLARAVMAHALALGVRPTHADDFQVIKGKGASAVLNGQPVWIGSHRYLEERGQETPEMHEKLEALSSAGSSVVVIGNNEHICGFIAVADRMRSDATASIVDLRAAGIQHIVMLTGDNKGTAEAIGREAGVDEVRAELLPEDKVKAVEELVGRYHQVAMIGDGVNDAPAMARSSLGIAMGVVGTDAAIETADIALMSDDLSKLAWLVRHSRRTLNTIRVNITASLVVKAIFVVLTLLAKATLWGAIAADTGVSLLVVLNALRLLTTEGSPVLGMEKFE; this is encoded by the coding sequence ATGAAGACTGCTGAGTTCAAAATCGCCGGGATGGACTGCGCCGAGGAAGTGGCGACGCTCAAGAAGGAGCTTGGCCCCATGCCCGGTGTACAGGAACTACGTTTCGATATCCTCAACGCGAAGATGATCGTTGGCTACGCTGAAGACAAGGTCAATCCTGACGACCTCCAAGCCGCGGTAAGGCGTACAGGGATGAGAGCCGAGCCGTGGAGCGAAAAGACTGATAACCATCAGCCGACAACATTCTGGACGCGGCGGAGTCGAACACTTCTTACCACGGCGAGCGGCGTCTTGACGGCGATTGGGTTTGTGATCCACGGACTTACGGCCGGTCTGCGGGCGGCGATAAGCGAAGGCGAAGGACCCATCCCCCTGATAGTCAAAGTGCTGTACGCCGCGGCGGTTGTTGCGGGCGTTTGGTTCGTCTTGCCCAAAGCATGGCTGGCGTTTCGCGGGTTGCGGCCAGACATGAACCTATTGATGGTCGTCGCCGTGGTTGGGGCCATCGTCATCGGCCAGTGGCTTGAAGCGGCGACCGTAGCCTTCCTCTTTGCTCTTTCGATTTTGCTGGAGGCCTGGAGTGTCTCCCGCGCGCGCCGCGCTGTCGCCGCCCTCATGGCCCTAACCCCACCGAAGGCGCGAATGATTCACGACGCCGCAGAGCATGGCGAGCACGAACACATGATGGACGTGGCTGACGTGGTTGTCGGTTCGACGGTTCTGGTAAAACCCGGCGAAAAGTTCCCCCTCGACGGCAAGATCATCAAGGGACAAACGAGCGTCAATCAAGCACCCATCACTGGCGAATCCATGCCGGTGCCGAAGTCTGCAGGCGATGACGTGTTTGCCGGCACGATTAACTGCGACGGAACCGTCGAGTTTGCCACAACAAAAGTTGCCAGCGACACCACAGTCGCCCATATCGTCAAGATGGTCGGTGAGGCTCAGAGCCGTCGCTCGCCCAGCGAGCAGTGGGTCGAAAAGTTCGCTCGCTATTACACGCCGGCTGTAATGGTGTTGGCCATCGCGGTGATTGTCGGCCCACCGTTGCTGTTCGATGAAACCTGGTCGAAATGGTTCTACGAGGGGTTAGTGTTGTTGGTCATCGCCTGCCCGTGCGCACTCGTCATCTCAACGCCGGTCAGCATCGTCGCGGCGCTGGCATCGGCGGCGAAAAACGGAGTGCTCATTAAGGGTGGACTCTTTGTCGAACTCCCGGCTCGACTGCGGGCGGTCGCGATGGATAAGACTGGCACCTTGACGGAGGGCAAGCCTTCCGTGCGCGAGATTGTCCCGCTCTCCGGCCATACCGAAGCGGAACTCATTGCAATTGCCGCAGCCATTGAATCAAGGTCTGAGCACCCGTTGGCACGAGCCGTGATGGCCCACGCTTTGGCGCTTGGCGTGCGACCAACGCATGCGGACGACTTTCAAGTGATCAAGGGGAAGGGTGCGAGTGCCGTGCTTAACGGACAGCCCGTTTGGATCGGGTCGCACCGTTATCTGGAAGAGCGCGGACAGGAAACCCCTGAAATGCACGAGAAATTGGAGGCGCTGTCTTCGGCTGGGTCCAGCGTCGTGGTCATCGGAAACAATGAGCACATATGCGGGTTCATCGCCGTGGCCGATCGAATGCGGAGTGACGCCACGGCGTCTATCGTCGACCTCCGCGCCGCGGGCATCCAACATATCGTCATGCTTACCGGCGACAACAAGGGAACGGCGGAGGCGATCGGTCGCGAAGCTGGAGTGGACGAGGTAAGAGCAGAACTATTACCCGAGGACAAGGTCAAGGCCGTGGAAGAACTCGTCGGCCGCTATCATCAAGTGGCGATGATTGGTGACGGCGTGAACGACGCACCGGCGATGGCCCGCTCTTCCCTGGGCATCGCAATGGGCGTTGTCGGAACGGACGCCGCCATCGAGACTGCGGATATCGCGCTGATGAGCGACGATCTTTCAAAGCTGGCGTGGCTCGTCCGTCATTCGCGCCGTACTCTCAATACCATCCGCGTCAATATCACCGCTTCGTTAGTCGTAAAGGCGATCTTCGTTGTGCTCACGCTGCTGGCCAAGGCCACCTTGTGGGGAGCCATCGCGGCTGACACTGGTGTGTCGCTGCTGGTGGTGCTTAACGCGCTTCGCCTGTTGACGACTGAAGGATCACCTGTTCTTGGAATGGAGAAATTCGAATGA
- a CDS encoding transposase, which translates to MEALKRGLTAQRIWQDLRTDHGFAESYQSVQRFVRRLRTARPLPFRRMECEPGAEAQIDFGTGAVIVPVDLSQPNGKTRRRKTHVLRVLLSHSRKAYSEVVYRQTTEEFIRCIENAFHHFGARPRRWSSTT; encoded by the coding sequence ATGGAGGCCCTGAAGCGGGGCCTGACGGCGCAGCGGATCTGGCAGGACCTTCGAACTGATCATGGCTTCGCCGAGAGCTACCAGTCGGTTCAGCGGTTTGTGCGTCGCCTGCGGACAGCGCGGCCGTTGCCGTTCCGGCGGATGGAGTGCGAGCCGGGCGCCGAGGCCCAGATCGACTTCGGCACCGGCGCGGTGATCGTGCCGGTCGATCTGAGTCAGCCGAATGGCAAGACACGGCGTCGCAAGACCCATGTCCTCCGCGTCCTGCTGAGCCACTCCCGAAAGGCCTACAGCGAGGTCGTCTATCGACAGACCACCGAAGAGTTCATCCGCTGCATCGAGAACGCCTTTCATCACTTCGGCGCGCGCCCAAGACGTTGGTCATCGACAACTTGA
- a CDS encoding efflux RND transporter periplasmic adaptor subunit, which translates to MRLWMTRETAHGRQSTQGDHSHEKGKPGEREQGVVKLSPETLKINGIEVAEAGPGTLERTITLPGEVHLDADRVAHIVPRVSGMVREVLKKLGEPVKPGEVIAILDSRELADAKAADLAAASRHELAKANLERIQKLFEKKIAPEEELLKARQALAETDIDHRTAEAKLHALGLTEQQVESLHSEKDTDYSRYEIKAPFSGTVIEKHITLGEVVNPDTTCFVLADLSNVWIDVTVYGQDIIHVHVGQTAHVKAEGIDGDTTGKLFYVSSVIDEATRTATARLVLDNVEGRWKPGLFVRATVSVASQAVAILLPLGAVQTVEGQPTVYVEKSGAFEPRKVTVGDKNATHIEITSGLKPGERVVVKNAFIVKSQGMKSELGEE; encoded by the coding sequence ATGCGCCTCTGGATGACGCGAGAAACTGCTCATGGCAGGCAATCGACTCAGGGCGACCATTCGCATGAAAAAGGTAAGCCCGGCGAGCGCGAACAGGGCGTTGTCAAGCTGTCTCCGGAGACATTGAAGATAAACGGCATCGAAGTCGCCGAAGCCGGGCCCGGCACTCTGGAGCGGACGATCACGCTGCCGGGCGAAGTGCATCTCGATGCTGACCGAGTCGCACACATCGTGCCCCGTGTGTCTGGAATGGTTCGTGAGGTGCTGAAGAAGCTCGGCGAGCCCGTCAAGCCCGGCGAAGTCATCGCCATCCTCGACAGCAGGGAACTCGCCGACGCGAAGGCGGCGGACCTTGCCGCGGCTTCACGACATGAGTTGGCCAAAGCCAACCTCGAACGAATCCAGAAGTTATTTGAAAAGAAGATCGCCCCTGAGGAGGAGCTGCTAAAGGCTCGACAGGCTCTCGCGGAAACCGACATCGACCATCGAACGGCCGAGGCGAAGCTTCACGCCCTGGGACTCACCGAGCAGCAGGTTGAAAGCTTGCATTCGGAAAAGGATACGGACTATTCGCGCTACGAAATCAAGGCTCCCTTCTCAGGCACGGTGATCGAAAAGCACATCACTCTTGGAGAGGTGGTCAACCCGGACACGACCTGTTTCGTGCTCGCGGATCTGTCGAATGTCTGGATCGATGTCACGGTCTATGGTCAGGACATCATCCATGTACATGTGGGCCAGACCGCGCATGTGAAAGCCGAAGGAATCGACGGCGATACAACCGGCAAGCTGTTCTATGTCAGTTCGGTCATTGATGAGGCCACGCGCACGGCAACGGCCCGGCTTGTGCTGGACAACGTCGAGGGACGTTGGAAGCCCGGCCTCTTTGTGCGGGCAACGGTCAGCGTTGCATCCCAAGCTGTCGCCATTCTTCTACCTCTCGGGGCCGTCCAGACAGTGGAAGGTCAACCCACCGTGTACGTAGAGAAGTCCGGCGCGTTCGAGCCGCGCAAAGTGACAGTCGGCGACAAAAACGCAACGCACATCGAAATCACATCGGGCCTCAAGCCGGGCGAGCGAGTCGTCGTCAAAAACGCATTCATCGTGAAGTCTCAAGGCATGAAGAGTGAACTGGGCGAGGAATAG
- a CDS encoding efflux RND transporter permease subunit, producing the protein MIQAIVRFSIQQRIFILILAAVLIGVGVWCASLLPIDAVPDITNKQVQINVAVPALGPEEIERQITFPLEVALAGVPHLKETRSISQFGLSQVTVIFEDDTDLYFARQLVNQRIQEAQEQLPSGVRAEMSPVSTGLGEIYYIKLQGEKHSLMERRTMIDWIVRPQLRTVTGLAEVNTWGGLLRQYQVLMDPQKLLARGLTIRDVVNAVAANNQNAGGAYITRGSEQQLVRSVGVIQTPDDIRNIVVGARGGVPITIGQVAVVTEGGAVRQGAITEDGQGEQVYAITMLLVGENGRIVVERVKDKVRQIQKMLPEGTQLMGFLDRAALINRTLQTALRNLVEGGLLVIVVLFLFLLQLRAGLIVSSMIPLSMLVAIIGMKYYGVSANLMSLGAIDFGMIVDGGVIIVENTVRRLVERRQEHGQAISEPDRLKVIYESAVEVLKPSLYGVIIIIAAYLPILTLVGIEGKMFRPMGLTVIFALLGALVLSFTLIPALCAFFLKASRERENFVLGLIARLYRPALEWHFRHRFLTIGIATALFAFCAWLFPRLGSEFIPELDEGSLAVEAIYAPSISLEQVIERAGLLERTLREKFPDEVKQIVTRIGRPEIATDPMLISQTDVLIDLNPMTSWKRAHGKEELVAQMAEALDEIPGLATSFTQPIKMRMMELIEGVGVRADLGIKLFGPDPEVLAREGARIAQIVSRVQGVADVKVETTQGLPQLQIKIRRPDIARYGINVADVNEIIEAAVGGKNVTVVTDGTQRIDVAVRLIEDYRNDPEKIGRILIPAPKGIQIPLTQLADVESIEGPVQISRENGQRRIVVQANVRGRDLGSFTEEVQRRMDNEFKPPPGYHVEYGGTYEQLQSGRARLALVTPLAFGLVFLLLFTTFGSLKQSAIVFTGIPLSITGGVLSLFLRGMPFSISAGIGFIALAGIAVLNGVVMVTFINQLRQQGLPVRDATIQGALARLRPVLMTASVASIGFIPMAMSHGSGAEVQRPLATVVIGGLITATFLTLVVLPTLYAWFEKDKPMAE; encoded by the coding sequence ATGATCCAGGCGATTGTCAGATTCTCCATCCAGCAGCGGATCTTCATCCTGATTCTGGCGGCCGTTCTAATCGGCGTAGGGGTTTGGTGCGCCTCGCTCCTTCCCATCGACGCCGTGCCAGACATCACCAATAAGCAGGTCCAGATCAACGTGGCTGTTCCAGCGCTTGGACCGGAGGAGATAGAGCGCCAGATCACATTTCCTCTTGAAGTCGCTTTGGCTGGCGTGCCGCACCTGAAGGAGACCCGCTCGATCTCGCAGTTCGGTCTTTCACAGGTGACGGTGATCTTCGAAGACGACACCGACCTTTATTTCGCGCGCCAGCTCGTCAATCAGCGGATTCAGGAAGCCCAGGAACAGCTCCCGTCCGGCGTCCGCGCGGAAATGTCCCCGGTCAGCACAGGTCTTGGAGAAATCTACTACATCAAGCTGCAAGGTGAAAAGCATTCGCTCATGGAAAGGCGCACGATGATCGACTGGATTGTGCGCCCCCAGCTTCGCACCGTCACCGGCCTCGCTGAGGTGAACACGTGGGGCGGATTGTTGCGTCAGTACCAGGTCCTCATGGACCCGCAGAAGCTCCTGGCTCGCGGCCTGACGATCCGAGACGTTGTCAACGCAGTGGCGGCGAACAATCAGAACGCCGGAGGCGCCTACATCACGCGCGGATCGGAGCAGCAACTTGTTCGCAGCGTCGGCGTTATACAAACGCCGGACGATATCCGAAACATCGTGGTCGGCGCGCGAGGCGGAGTTCCCATCACCATTGGACAGGTCGCTGTCGTGACCGAAGGCGGCGCGGTTCGCCAGGGAGCCATTACAGAAGACGGGCAAGGCGAACAGGTCTATGCGATCACGATGCTCCTGGTCGGCGAGAATGGCCGCATCGTCGTCGAAAGGGTTAAGGACAAGGTCCGCCAGATTCAGAAGATGCTGCCCGAGGGCACGCAGTTGATGGGATTCCTGGATCGGGCCGCCTTGATCAACCGCACGTTGCAGACTGCACTGCGCAACCTCGTTGAGGGCGGCCTCCTAGTCATTGTTGTGCTGTTCCTTTTCCTCCTTCAGCTTCGAGCCGGACTGATCGTCAGCAGCATGATTCCGCTCTCGATGCTTGTGGCCATCATTGGCATGAAATACTACGGCGTGTCCGCCAATCTGATGAGCCTCGGAGCAATCGACTTCGGGATGATCGTGGACGGCGGCGTCATCATCGTGGAAAACACTGTTCGCAGGCTAGTCGAGCGGCGGCAAGAGCACGGCCAGGCGATTTCCGAGCCGGACCGCCTCAAGGTTATCTATGAGAGCGCGGTCGAGGTTTTGAAACCCAGCCTCTACGGCGTCATCATCATCATCGCCGCATACCTGCCCATCCTGACGCTCGTTGGCATCGAAGGCAAGATGTTTCGGCCGATGGGGCTGACTGTCATTTTCGCTCTTCTAGGCGCTTTGGTCCTGTCGTTCACGCTCATTCCAGCCCTGTGCGCCTTCTTCCTGAAAGCAAGTCGGGAACGCGAAAACTTCGTACTCGGTCTGATTGCGCGTCTGTATCGGCCGGCGCTCGAATGGCACTTTCGGCATCGGTTCCTGACGATCGGGATCGCGACTGCCTTGTTTGCCTTTTGTGCATGGCTCTTTCCGCGGTTAGGCAGTGAGTTCATCCCTGAGCTGGACGAAGGATCGCTCGCCGTGGAGGCCATCTACGCGCCCAGTATTTCACTAGAACAGGTCATCGAGCGGGCTGGACTGTTGGAGCGAACCCTTCGAGAGAAGTTCCCCGATGAGGTGAAACAGATAGTCACGCGTATCGGCCGGCCCGAGATCGCCACTGATCCCATGTTGATTTCCCAGACCGACGTGCTCATCGACCTCAATCCCATGACCTCGTGGAAGAGGGCGCATGGCAAAGAGGAATTGGTCGCCCAAATGGCAGAGGCGCTGGACGAGATTCCCGGTTTGGCGACAAGCTTCACCCAGCCCATCAAGATGCGAATGATGGAGTTGATTGAGGGCGTGGGCGTGAGGGCAGATTTGGGAATCAAACTCTTCGGTCCCGACCCCGAAGTCTTGGCCCGCGAGGGCGCTCGAATCGCACAGATTGTCTCGCGCGTCCAGGGCGTGGCGGACGTGAAGGTCGAAACGACGCAGGGTTTGCCGCAGCTTCAAATCAAGATTCGTCGTCCCGACATCGCCCGCTACGGGATAAACGTGGCCGACGTGAATGAGATCATCGAGGCGGCCGTGGGCGGCAAGAATGTGACCGTCGTAACCGATGGAACGCAGCGAATCGACGTGGCGGTGCGACTCATCGAGGATTATCGCAATGACCCCGAGAAGATTGGCCGCATCCTGATCCCCGCGCCCAAAGGAATTCAGATCCCACTCACGCAGCTTGCAGACGTTGAGAGCATCGAGGGTCCCGTGCAGATCAGCCGCGAGAACGGCCAGCGGCGGATTGTGGTCCAGGCGAATGTACGCGGACGCGACTTGGGCAGCTTTACAGAGGAAGTACAGCGGCGGATGGACAACGAGTTCAAGCCACCACCAGGGTATCACGTCGAGTATGGGGGAACCTACGAGCAGTTGCAGTCCGGTCGAGCGCGACTGGCGTTGGTGACGCCGCTTGCTTTTGGACTGGTTTTCCTCCTCCTGTTCACAACCTTTGGAAGCCTCAAACAATCAGCCATTGTCTTCACGGGCATTCCGCTCTCGATCACTGGTGGCGTCCTGTCGCTGTTCTTGCGTGGAATGCCGTTTTCGATCTCCGCCGGGATCGGGTTCATTGCACTGGCCGGCATCGCTGTGTTGAATGGAGTCGTGATGGTCACGTTCATCAATCAGCTGCGTCAACAGGGGCTGCCCGTCAGGGATGCGACGATCCAGGGGGCCTTGGCCCGCCTGCGGCCGGTGTTGATGACCGCATCCGTGGCGAGCATTGGATTCATCCCGATGGCCATGTCGCACGGATCGGGCGCAGAAGTTCAGCGACCGCTTGCAACGGTCGTAATCGGCGGCCTGATCACCGCGACGTTTCTGACGCTGGTCGTACTTCCCACCTTGTACGCGTGGTTTGAAAAAGACAAGCCGATGGCTGAGTGA
- a CDS encoding ATP-binding protein, whose product MNEALQTALKKLRLSGLTPSLDVRLQEAMANHLSHAEFLELVLQDELAVRQDRLIKRRTKAAAFREPKTLEDFDWQFNPAIRKKQIFDLAACKFIREAKDVLILGPPGTGKSHLVQAIGYQAIKAGFYVLYHSIFDVVRDFLHDEAFAAEDKTLAKYLKPDLLIVDDMGMKQLPKRSGEYLFEIIMRRYENHSTIMTSNRPLEDWGKLIGDVPSATAILDRFLHHAEIITITGRSYRLKDRAVKDEKADGEPAPKDGADSEGDRGRSLNRSKKKDEENNTA is encoded by the coding sequence ATGAATGAAGCGTTGCAAACCGCATTGAAGAAGTTACGCCTCTCGGGCTTGACGCCCTCCCTGGACGTCCGCCTCCAAGAAGCGATGGCGAACCACCTGTCTCACGCCGAATTCCTCGAACTGGTCCTTCAGGATGAACTGGCTGTCCGACAGGATCGCCTCATCAAGCGCCGCACCAAGGCCGCCGCCTTCCGCGAGCCCAAGACCCTGGAAGACTTTGATTGGCAATTCAATCCCGCCATTAGGAAGAAGCAGATCTTCGACCTGGCCGCGTGCAAGTTCATCCGCGAGGCCAAGGACGTCCTCATCCTCGGTCCGCCGGGTACGGGAAAAAGTCATCTGGTGCAGGCCATCGGCTATCAGGCCATCAAGGCCGGCTTCTACGTCCTGTACCACTCCATCTTCGACGTGGTCCGTGACTTCCTCCACGACGAGGCCTTCGCCGCCGAGGACAAGACCCTGGCGAAATACTTGAAACCGGACCTGCTCATCGTCGACGACATGGGCATGAAGCAACTCCCCAAGCGAAGCGGGGAATATCTGTTCGAGATCATCATGCGCCGATACGAAAACCACTCCACCATCATGACATCCAACCGGCCGCTGGAGGATTGGGGTAAGCTGATCGGGGATGTTCCCTCTGCTACCGCCATCCTCGACCGCTTCCTGCACCACGCCGAGATCATCACCATCACCGGCCGCAGTTACCGCCTCAAAGACCGGGCCGTGAAGGATGAAAAGGCCGATGGCGAGCCCGCCCCGAAGGACGGCGCCGACAGTGAAGGCGACCGAGGACGGAGCCTGAACCGTTCGAAAAAGAAGGATGAAGAAAATAACACGGCTTGA
- a CDS encoding ImmA/IrrE family metallo-endopeptidase has product MRDENIEAEAETLFALWQKDHGEVSEPPVPVDEMIKLQLNLRYELDDLQKRFGHSDVLGAIWFKEQLIRVDRSLDPVEHPRMLGRYRFTLAHEIGHWQLHRKVFLRDETQMSLTSASDAPAFVCRSTDQAREEVQANMFAAYLLMPRDLVRRAWIKWRRADDVVCVLDLDAPTSSGGVKAQQDAAVSYQSKPSSDYHLKTGHFEELSVRLEVLPAGVWLQESIDGEPTQDGRTARNHQAGRARLVVSADRPGDGCPPRDRRPVCGPGAGAGRHRDRRRRRARRIP; this is encoded by the coding sequence TTGCGCGATGAGAACATCGAGGCCGAGGCCGAGACGCTCTTTGCGCTGTGGCAGAAGGACCACGGCGAGGTCTCTGAACCCCCGGTTCCCGTCGATGAGATGATCAAGCTGCAGCTCAACCTGCGGTATGAACTAGATGACCTGCAGAAGCGATTCGGTCACAGCGATGTGCTGGGTGCGATCTGGTTCAAGGAGCAGCTCATCCGAGTTGACCGGAGCCTTGATCCCGTCGAGCATCCGCGCATGCTGGGACGCTACCGGTTCACGCTCGCCCATGAGATCGGCCACTGGCAGCTTCACCGGAAGGTCTTTCTCCGCGACGAGACACAGATGTCTCTGACATCCGCATCGGATGCGCCCGCTTTCGTGTGCCGCTCGACCGATCAAGCGCGTGAAGAGGTGCAGGCGAACATGTTCGCGGCGTACCTGCTCATGCCGCGTGACCTCGTTCGCCGTGCGTGGATCAAGTGGCGTCGCGCCGATGACGTGGTGTGTGTGCTTGACCTTGACGCGCCAACGTCCTCCGGAGGTGTGAAGGCACAGCAGGACGCTGCTGTCAGCTATCAGTCAAAACCGTCCAGTGATTATCACTTGAAAACCGGCCACTTTGAGGAGTTGTCGGTTCGTCTTGAAGTTCTCCCAGCCGGGGTCTGGCTGCAGGAGAGCATTGATGGCGAACCAACTCAAGATGGCCGAACAGCACGCAATCATCAGGCTGGCCGAGCACGGCTGGTCGTATCGGCGGATCGCCCGGGAGATGGGTGTCCACCGCGAGACCGTCGCCCGGTATGTGGGCCTGGCGCGGGGGCGGGCCGGCATCGGGACCGGCGCCGCCGGAGGGCGCGGCGGATTCCCTGA